The genomic DNA CGTTTCCACCATCACGCCCAGCTTATAGTCAAAGTCCCGGCCCGTCTCGTTGCGCACAGCCGCCGCCACCCCGTCAATCCGGGTCTTCAGCAGCTCCACCTCGCGGCGGGCGCTGACCAGCGGCAGCATGATCTCAGGCACCACATGGTCCCCCTTGCGGGCCACGGCCACGGTCGCCTCGAAAATCGCGCGCGCCTGCATGTCGTAAATCTCGGGCACGGTCACGCCCAGTCGCACGCCGCGCAGGCCCAGCATGGGGTTGAACTCGGCCATCGCCTCAACCCGGTGCGCCACATCGCTCAGAGGCAGGCTCAGCACCTCGGCCAGCGCCCGCATCCCCTCGCGGTCGGAGGGCAAAAACTCGTGCAGCGGCGGGTCAAACAGCCGAATGCACACCGGCTGGCCCACCATGATCCCGAACAGCTGGGTGAAATCCTCGCGCTGCATCGGCAGCAACTGGTCAAGCGCGGCGCGGCGATCGTTCTCGGTGTCCGCGAAGATCATCTCGCGCATGACCATCATGCGCCCCTCTTCGAAAAACATGTGCTCGGTCCGGCACAACCCGATGCCCTCGGCCTTGAACATCCGCGCAGTCTGCGCGTCCGCGGGCGTGTCTGCATTGGCCCGAATGCCGATGTCGCGCATCTCGTCAGCCCATGAGAGCAACGACTGAAAGCTGTCATCCAGCGCCGGTTCCAGCATCTCCACCTCACCGTTCAACAGCTCGCCGCTGGAGCCGTCGATGGTTACGGTGTCGCCCTCACGAAAGCTGAGGCCGCTCTTGGTGCGCAGGGTCTTCTTGCTGGTCGAAAGCCTGATATCACTGGCCCCAACGATGCAAGGCAGGCCAAGGCCACGGGCGATCACGGCGGCATGGCTCGTCATCCCGCCGCGCTCGGTCAGGATGCCATTGGCCACATGCATGCCGCGAATGTCCTCCGGCGTGGTCTCACGGCGCACCAGAATACACGGCTCGCCTTGCGCCGCATGAGCCTGCGCGGCCTGCGCCGAGAAGACCAGCTTGCCAATCGCGCCGCCGGGGCTGGCCGCAATGCCACGCACGATCACGTCGCGCTTGGCCTTCGGGTCCACCTGAGGGTGCAAAAGCTCGGGCAGCGCCCGGGGCTGCACCCGCATCACCGCCTCTTCACGGCTGATGATGGAGTCCTCGGCCAGCGCAACCGCGATTTTCAACGCCGCGCGCGGGCTTCGGCTGACGCGCACCGCATCCAGCACCCGCAGCTTGCCGCGCTCCAGCGTAAACTCAATTTCCATCTCCTCGCGCAACCGGGCGCGGCAGAGTTCGGCCATTTCGGTCAGCCGGTCAAAAATTTCAGGCTTCTCACCTTCCAGCGACGGCCCGCGCTGGTCTTCCAGCAGGTAGAGCGCCTCGCCATTGGCCTCCAGCGCATCGCGCAGGAAGCTCTGGCGCAGGTAGCGGCCCGATACTTTGCGGTGCCCCGTCACCTGATCCACGCAGCGCAGCACGCCCGAGCCGCTTTCGCCCGGGCCAACACCCAGCGCCATCTCCTGCACCACAAGCCCCAGCCCCGCATCGGTCGGCGCGCCCCGGGCTTGGCGCAACAGCCGCGCCGTGGTGCCTTCCCATGCCCGCGCCATCGAGCGCAGCACCTCAAGCAACTGCACCTCGGCCTCCTGCGGAAACGGCTCGTCCGCCTCTTCCTCGTAGATCGCCAGCGCCATCTTGAGCCGCTCGGTGGTGCAGGCATCGGTGAGGTCGAAGGCATCGGCATCGAGCCGGGCAACATGCACCGCATAGCTCTGGATGAACCGCAGATAGAGCACCGAGGCCGCCTCTTCGCCGTGGCTCTGGCTCAGTTCGAGGTGGCGGCGGTTGTTCATCCCGATATTCAGGATCGCGCCGGGCCCGCCCCAATCCGGATCTTGGCTGGAGGGGCGCACGCAGAGCAGCGGGGCCTTTCCGAACAGCGCCAGCAGTTGCGAAACGTCAAACCCCTGCCCCGCCGCCAGCGCGTGCACCGCCTGAAACGACAGCGCCGCCGTATGAGGCACGGGAAGGCCAAGCCGGATCAACCGCTGCAAGCATTTCGCCCGCCCGCCATGGGTCGAGGCCGCGAGGGTGGCCTCGGGGGTGATCTCGGTAAATCCCGCGATATGGGTCGATTTCTGCAACGCAGCAATCCTTTCTGTGGCGCAGAATAACCCGAAAGATGAGTCGGGCAAGTGCGACGTTAAGGATAGGTTAACGCTAACGCCAATCAGACCAAGGGCTTAGCCCTCCAACCGCGACAAATCCGCCACCGTGGAACAGGTCTGCCGAATGCGGTGAAGCAGGTTCAGCCGGTTTCGGCGCAGCACATCGTTCTCCGCGTTCACCTGAACCCCCTCAAAAAACCCGTCGATCGGTGCCCTGAGCGCCGCCATACGCGCCATCGCAGCGGCAAAATCCTCGGCCTCCACCGCGCTGGCAATCGCCGGCTCAGCGGCATCCAGCGCCGCAAACAGCGCCTTCTCCTCCTCGGCCTCCGCCAGTTTCGCCTCGGGACCAAAGGAATATTCCACCCCATCCGCGGCTTCCGCTTGGGTCAGAATATTGTTGGCCCGCTTGAACCCCTGCACAAGGTTCTCGCCATCGTCGGTGCTCAGGAAGGCCTGCACCGCTTCGGCCCGCTTCACCAGCAGCGTCAGATCATCCTTGCCCGGCATGGCAAGGCAAGCGTCGATCACATCATGACGGATGCCCTGATCGCGCAGGTGCACCTTGAGGCGGTCGTGAAGGAAGGCGAGGAGGTCGTCGGAGGTGTCAGGCCGCTTGGCGACAACACGCTCGACCCAATCCGGGGCATCACCCTCGATCTGGTCTACCACGGCCCTCACGGCACCGCCGAACACCCCGTGCTGTGCAATCTCTTCCAGCAGCGCATCGCGCAGGGCGGCAGCCTTGGTACCGTCAGGCGCAATCTCATGGCGCAAGAGTTGCGCGTCGATCAGCCGGTCAAGGTGAAGCCTCAGCCCATTCGCCAGCACCAACCGGATCACCCCAAGCGCTGCACGGCGCAGGGCAAACGGATCTTTCGAGCCCGTCGGCTTTTCGTCAATCGCCCAGAACCCCGCCAGC from Oceanicola sp. D3 includes the following:
- a CDS encoding putative PEP-binding protein, with the translated sequence MQKSTHIAGFTEITPEATLAASTHGGRAKCLQRLIRLGLPVPHTAALSFQAVHALAAGQGFDVSQLLALFGKAPLLCVRPSSQDPDWGGPGAILNIGMNNRRHLELSQSHGEEAASVLYLRFIQSYAVHVARLDADAFDLTDACTTERLKMALAIYEEEADEPFPQEAEVQLLEVLRSMARAWEGTTARLLRQARGAPTDAGLGLVVQEMALGVGPGESGSGVLRCVDQVTGHRKVSGRYLRQSFLRDALEANGEALYLLEDQRGPSLEGEKPEIFDRLTEMAELCRARLREEMEIEFTLERGKLRVLDAVRVSRSPRAALKIAVALAEDSIISREEAVMRVQPRALPELLHPQVDPKAKRDVIVRGIAASPGGAIGKLVFSAQAAQAHAAQGEPCILVRRETTPEDIRGMHVANGILTERGGMTSHAAVIARGLGLPCIVGASDIRLSTSKKTLRTKSGLSFREGDTVTIDGSSGELLNGEVEMLEPALDDSFQSLLSWADEMRDIGIRANADTPADAQTARMFKAEGIGLCRTEHMFFEEGRMMVMREMIFADTENDRRAALDQLLPMQREDFTQLFGIMVGQPVCIRLFDPPLHEFLPSDREGMRALAEVLSLPLSDVAHRVEAMAEFNPMLGLRGVRLGVTVPEIYDMQARAIFEATVAVARKGDHVVPEIMLPLVSARREVELLKTRIDGVAAAVRNETGRDFDYKLGVMVETPRAALRAGDIAGHATFLSFGTNDLTQMTYGLSRDDAGKFMGAYVQQQVFPEDPFHTLDQEGVGELLMLGAERARAARPGVTLSVCGEHGGDPDTIAFCREAGFDYVSCSPFRVPVARLAAAHLAIRDRAGDAPGELR